From one Cellulosilyticum sp. I15G10I2 genomic stretch:
- a CDS encoding sialate O-acetylesterase — translation MENMNKLWFPRLISNGMILSNAAHNRLYGKSVPSDTLKIRFQGNHYNLKADYQGNFEITLGILETGGPYELFFISTACGEYTIKDVYVGETFVASGQSNMEMPMKRVRAAFKEEWEKKSNPMIRLFKVAERVDFHEKKEDFIEGEWVALSPETIDEFSAAAYFFGSLLYEETKVPIGIIQAAYGGTPLQAWLPKEHLLHKDLELLSLYEEDRFVQGQIRKNEEQEKTWYEKLDRQDFKLEDLVWRDKKAVSIPCFFKDFVEEGFCGSIWFKREFDVKKGESKEDWTLYLGTLVDADDAYINGVKVGHTDYKYPPRWYRVSSDLLREGTNQIIVRIIVNEGQGRWTPGKAYYIEGGDQHIDLSGEWLYQVGGKMDPIPPRDFIPYKPTGLHNGMLAPCFKYGISGFLWYQGESNTRDSESYEGYLKKLIGYIRESFKAAQLPIGIVQLANFDIDLDPEKSGWPEVREAQRKVAKALDCGLITTIDIGESNDLHPLDKKQVGHRLAVYMLEKVFHQDRVSQGPELEKMIWLDENHQYRCFFKNCSGGLTTKKIHGLHPINKRVFGEEIKAVDKEDVDGFVLMTKDLRLFQIIGRIETSPEDGCDDLGTIVLTIPSSIIREEISELHYAFENNPTGNLLCNKEGFIASPFRKSLTYYTK, via the coding sequence ATGGAGAACATGAATAAGTTGTGGTTTCCAAGATTAATAAGCAATGGGATGATTCTTTCTAATGCTGCCCACAATAGGCTTTATGGCAAGTCTGTACCCAGTGATACTTTAAAGATTAGGTTTCAAGGTAATCATTATAATCTTAAAGCAGATTATCAAGGCAATTTTGAAATAACCTTAGGGATTTTGGAAACAGGTGGTCCTTATGAACTTTTCTTTATAAGTACTGCCTGTGGAGAATACACAATTAAAGATGTTTATGTAGGAGAGACCTTTGTGGCATCTGGACAGTCCAATATGGAGATGCCTATGAAGCGGGTAAGGGCAGCCTTCAAAGAGGAATGGGAGAAAAAATCAAATCCTATGATCCGATTATTCAAGGTGGCAGAACGGGTAGATTTCCATGAAAAGAAAGAGGATTTCATAGAAGGGGAATGGGTAGCCTTGTCACCTGAAACCATAGATGAATTCTCAGCAGCAGCCTACTTTTTTGGATCTTTATTATATGAAGAAACCAAAGTACCCATAGGCATTATCCAAGCAGCCTATGGTGGAACGCCCCTTCAAGCTTGGCTACCAAAAGAACACCTGCTGCATAAAGATTTAGAGCTGTTATCCTTATATGAGGAAGATCGTTTTGTTCAGGGGCAGATTAGGAAAAATGAGGAGCAGGAGAAGACTTGGTATGAAAAACTAGACCGTCAGGATTTTAAGCTGGAGGATTTGGTGTGGAGAGATAAAAAGGCAGTTTCTATACCCTGTTTTTTTAAGGATTTTGTAGAAGAAGGCTTTTGTGGTTCCATTTGGTTTAAACGGGAGTTTGATGTAAAAAAGGGTGAGTCAAAAGAGGATTGGACCTTGTATTTAGGAACATTAGTAGATGCAGATGATGCTTATATTAATGGGGTAAAAGTAGGGCACACGGATTATAAATATCCACCACGTTGGTATAGGGTATCGTCGGATCTTCTAAGAGAAGGAACCAATCAGATCATTGTGCGTATCATTGTTAATGAAGGACAAGGACGATGGACGCCAGGTAAAGCCTACTATATTGAAGGCGGGGATCAGCATATTGATTTATCTGGAGAATGGTTGTATCAAGTCGGCGGGAAGATGGATCCTATCCCACCCCGAGACTTTATACCCTATAAGCCTACTGGACTTCATAATGGTATGCTTGCTCCTTGCTTTAAATACGGCATTTCAGGGTTTCTTTGGTATCAAGGAGAGTCTAACACAAGAGATTCAGAAAGTTACGAAGGGTATCTTAAGAAGCTTATTGGTTACATAAGAGAAAGTTTTAAGGCAGCTCAGTTGCCAATAGGTATTGTTCAGCTAGCTAATTTTGATATTGATTTAGATCCTGAAAAAAGCGGTTGGCCAGAGGTGCGAGAAGCCCAGAGAAAGGTGGCTAAGGCTTTGGATTGTGGACTCATTACCACCATAGATATTGGTGAAAGTAATGACCTTCATCCACTTGATAAAAAGCAGGTAGGTCATAGACTTGCAGTGTATATGCTTGAGAAAGTTTTTCATCAGGATAGAGTAAGTCAGGGGCCTGAACTTGAGAAAATGATATGGCTCGATGAGAATCATCAATACCGCTGTTTTTTTAAGAATTGTTCAGGCGGTTTAACAACCAAAAAAATTCATGGGCTTCATCCTATTAATAAACGAGTTTTTGGAGAAGAAATAAAGGCTGTGGATAAAGAAGATGTAGATGGTTTTGTCCTAATGACCAAAGATCTGAGATTATTTCAGATTATAGGCAGAATAGAAACATCTCCAGAAGATGGTTGTGATGATTTAGGAACTATAGTGCTTACTATCCCCAGTAGCATCATAAGGGAGGAAATTTCTGAACTGCACTATGCCTTTGAAAACAATCCAACAGGGAATCTCCTTTGTAATAAGGAAGGTTTTATAGCCTCACCATTTAGAAAATCATTAACCTATTATACCAAATAA
- a CDS encoding alpha-glucuronidase translates to MNFEKMWLNYRKNEKSIDLNKGLSLSKVFIQKNETAVDEYRVVSTAGKELVKAIEEILCQNVEIMETTYSPVDNRLDFEEEEKGIYLFILNRLSTPDAYEIREKNGCIFIGGTNGGGVLQGAFHLIRQLQRGKSIKGIAVNEKPDNPLRMLNHWDNMDGSIERGYAGNSFFFANNQVLINERTRMYARLMASCGINGTVINNVNVNDAATKLISREFYKPLQELCEIFADYGIKLYLSLNYAAPMELGNLTTSNPLDKEVIAWWKDKMKEIYTYLPKLGGFIVKADSEGRPGPFTYGCNHAQGANMLGKAIEPHGGIIIWRCFVYNCQQDWRDRVTDRARAGCDHFAPLDGEFRDNVILQIKNGPMDFQVREPVSPLFGKLKNTNQILEVQIAQEYTGQQRHVCYLIPLFKEVLGFKTYCKDSKDLVADIISGRTYDQHKCGIATVTNTGDDVNWTGHDLAAANLYGFGRLSYTTSLSAEEIAKEWIQMTFGDDERVVAVILDILMSSWETYEKYTSPLGIGWMVQPNHHYGPSVDGYEYSRWGTYHRADHLGIGVDRTLQGTGYVGQYNEPNASLYNNPETCPEELLLFFHYKKYTDLLSTGKTLIQHIYDTHFEGVEDVEKMLAQFVSLEGLIEPIAYKRILCRLQEQLEHSKEWRDQINTYFYRKSGISDEKGRSIY, encoded by the coding sequence ATGAATTTTGAAAAAATGTGGTTAAACTATCGTAAAAATGAAAAAAGTATTGATTTAAATAAAGGATTATCCTTAAGCAAGGTGTTTATCCAAAAGAATGAGACAGCAGTTGATGAATATAGAGTGGTGAGTACGGCTGGGAAAGAGCTTGTAAAGGCCATAGAAGAGATTCTTTGTCAGAACGTAGAGATTATGGAAACAACTTATAGCCCAGTGGATAATAGGTTGGATTTTGAGGAAGAAGAAAAAGGCATTTATCTTTTTATCCTAAACAGGTTAAGTACCCCAGATGCTTATGAAATAAGAGAAAAAAACGGATGTATTTTTATTGGAGGGACCAATGGCGGAGGGGTCTTACAGGGGGCTTTTCACCTCATTCGTCAGTTACAAAGAGGAAAGTCTATTAAAGGCATAGCTGTTAATGAAAAACCTGATAATCCACTGAGGATGTTGAATCATTGGGATAATATGGATGGCAGCATTGAAAGAGGGTATGCTGGAAACTCATTCTTTTTTGCCAATAATCAAGTGCTTATCAATGAACGCACAAGAATGTATGCAAGACTTATGGCTTCTTGTGGCATTAATGGAACGGTTATCAATAATGTGAATGTTAATGATGCTGCAACAAAACTAATAAGCAGGGAGTTTTATAAACCTTTGCAGGAGCTATGTGAAATATTTGCTGATTATGGGATAAAACTCTATCTGAGTTTAAATTATGCAGCACCTATGGAGCTAGGGAATCTTACCACTTCCAATCCTTTAGATAAAGAGGTGATTGCTTGGTGGAAAGACAAAATGAAGGAAATTTATACCTATTTGCCTAAACTGGGTGGCTTTATAGTAAAGGCGGACTCAGAAGGCAGACCAGGACCATTTACATATGGATGTAACCATGCTCAGGGGGCCAATATGTTAGGTAAAGCCATTGAGCCTCACGGAGGAATTATTATCTGGAGATGTTTTGTCTATAATTGTCAGCAAGATTGGCGTGACAGGGTGACAGACCGTGCGAGAGCAGGATGTGATCATTTTGCACCTCTTGATGGGGAATTTAGGGATAATGTTATTTTGCAAATAAAAAATGGCCCAATGGATTTTCAGGTGCGTGAACCTGTTTCTCCTCTTTTTGGTAAACTTAAAAACACCAACCAAATTTTAGAAGTGCAGATTGCTCAAGAATATACAGGGCAGCAAAGACATGTGTGTTATCTCATTCCCTTATTTAAAGAAGTTTTAGGCTTTAAAACTTACTGCAAAGATTCCAAAGATCTTGTAGCGGACATTATCAGTGGAAGAACTTATGATCAACACAAGTGTGGGATAGCCACCGTAACTAATACGGGGGATGATGTGAACTGGACGGGTCATGACCTGGCAGCTGCCAACTTGTATGGGTTTGGCAGACTCAGTTACACTACCTCACTGAGTGCAGAAGAAATTGCTAAAGAGTGGATTCAAATGACTTTTGGGGATGATGAGCGGGTGGTAGCTGTTATACTGGATATTTTAATGTCATCTTGGGAGACTTACGAAAAGTATACAAGTCCACTGGGTATTGGCTGGATGGTTCAGCCAAATCACCATTATGGGCCAAGTGTTGATGGTTATGAATACTCAAGATGGGGAACCTATCATCGGGCGGATCATTTAGGAATAGGGGTGGACCGAACCCTCCAAGGTACGGGGTATGTAGGTCAATATAATGAACCTAATGCATCCCTATATAATAACCCTGAAACCTGCCCAGAGGAATTGCTGCTCTTTTTCCACTATAAGAAGTATACAGACCTCTTATCCACGGGAAAAACTTTGATACAGCATATTTATGATACCCATTTTGAAGGGGTTGAGGATGTTGAAAAGATGCTAGCCCAGTTTGTAAGTTTAGAGGGCCTCATTGAGCCCATAGCCTATAAAAGAATTTTGTGCAGATTACAAGAACAGCTGGAACATTCAAAAGAATGGAGAGATCAGATAAATACCTATTTTTATCGTAAGTCTGGTATATCAGATGAAAAGGGAAGGAGCATATATTAA
- a CDS encoding glycoside hydrolase family 3 C-terminal domain-containing protein, with product MELVVNQDKIRLYRQRAKELVEKMNLEEKVFQTLHSAPALKHLGIEAYNWWNEALHGVARSGVATVFPQAIGLAATFDEDFIEEIADAISTEGRAKFNMQQKYKDYDIYKGLTFWAPNVNIFRDPRWGRGHETFGEDPFLSARLGVRFIKGIQGHHTDYLKAAACAKHFAVHSGPEDMRHSFNAKVTQQDLFETYLPAFKACVQEGKVEAIMGAYNRTNDEPCCGSKILIKDILRDQWGFEGHVVSDCWAIKDFHEYHKVTANAVESVALAMNNGCDLNCGNLFIYLIEAVQKGMVSESRLDEAVTNLLTTRIKLGLLDGKDASCYEGITYKQVDTKEMKTLNRRAAEKSAVLLKNAGNLLPLDKNKYKTIGIIGPNANNRKALVGNYEGTASRYVTIAEGIQDYVKEDVRIFFSEGCHLFKEKISSLGRGLDRISEVKGVCEESDLVIMCLGLDAGLEGEDGDQGNQYASGDKPDLNLPGLQELVLKTVVESGKPCILVLLSGSALAINYAQEHVPAIVQAWYPGAQGGHGIANILFGEVSPEGKLPITFYKSTEELPDFTDYNMKGRTYRYMQKEALYPFGYGLSYTDFKFTDISVSSKELTSSGIQLKGMVTNIGDYPGSEAVQVYIKALREHTPNGQLKALKKVYLQPGESQLVVFQLKLEDFALYNEEAQLIIEEGTYEISFGGSQPEKRSEALTGKKVWTTKIIAREGYYEF from the coding sequence ATGGAGTTGGTAGTTAATCAGGACAAAATCAGACTTTATAGGCAAAGGGCAAAAGAACTTGTTGAAAAAATGAATCTTGAGGAAAAGGTTTTTCAGACATTGCATAGTGCGCCAGCCCTTAAACATTTAGGCATTGAAGCTTATAATTGGTGGAATGAGGCGCTTCATGGCGTTGCAAGATCTGGGGTAGCCACAGTATTTCCCCAAGCCATTGGTCTAGCAGCAACTTTCGATGAAGATTTTATTGAAGAAATTGCAGATGCCATTTCCACAGAAGGCAGAGCTAAATTTAATATGCAGCAAAAATATAAGGATTATGATATTTATAAAGGCCTTACTTTTTGGGCCCCTAATGTGAATATTTTCAGAGATCCAAGATGGGGACGTGGACATGAAACCTTTGGAGAAGATCCCTTTTTAAGCGCACGCTTAGGGGTTCGCTTTATTAAAGGTATCCAAGGACATCATACGGATTACCTAAAAGCCGCCGCCTGTGCTAAGCATTTTGCTGTACATAGTGGACCAGAAGATATGCGTCATAGTTTTAATGCAAAAGTTACACAGCAGGATTTATTTGAGACCTATCTGCCTGCTTTTAAAGCTTGTGTACAAGAGGGAAAAGTCGAAGCCATTATGGGTGCCTATAATCGTACCAATGATGAGCCTTGTTGTGGGAGCAAAATTTTAATTAAAGATATTTTAAGAGATCAGTGGGGATTTGAGGGCCATGTGGTTTCAGATTGTTGGGCCATTAAGGATTTTCATGAATATCATAAAGTTACAGCAAATGCTGTTGAATCTGTAGCCCTTGCCATGAATAATGGCTGTGATCTAAATTGCGGCAACCTTTTCATCTATTTGATAGAAGCTGTACAAAAAGGAATGGTGTCTGAGTCCCGTCTAGATGAAGCGGTAACTAATTTGCTTACAACACGTATAAAGCTTGGGCTATTGGATGGCAAAGACGCTAGTTGTTATGAGGGAATTACTTATAAGCAGGTGGACACAAAGGAAATGAAAACACTTAACCGAAGAGCAGCTGAAAAATCAGCAGTGCTTTTAAAAAACGCAGGAAATTTACTGCCTTTAGATAAGAATAAATATAAAACCATAGGCATTATTGGACCTAATGCCAATAATCGCAAAGCTTTAGTGGGCAATTATGAGGGGACAGCTTCAAGATATGTGACCATTGCAGAAGGGATTCAAGACTATGTTAAAGAGGATGTACGCATTTTTTTCTCAGAAGGCTGTCACCTTTTTAAAGAAAAGATAAGTAGCCTTGGGCGTGGATTGGATCGTATTTCTGAGGTTAAGGGAGTTTGTGAAGAAAGTGATTTGGTGATTATGTGCTTGGGGCTTGATGCTGGCTTAGAGGGAGAGGACGGGGACCAAGGAAATCAATATGCAAGTGGCGACAAACCTGATCTCAACTTACCAGGGCTACAAGAGTTAGTCTTAAAAACCGTAGTAGAGAGTGGGAAACCTTGCATCCTGGTGCTCCTTTCAGGAAGTGCTTTAGCTATTAATTATGCCCAAGAACATGTTCCTGCCATAGTCCAGGCTTGGTATCCTGGGGCTCAAGGGGGGCATGGAATTGCAAATATTTTATTTGGTGAAGTGAGTCCAGAGGGTAAACTACCTATTACCTTTTATAAGTCTACAGAAGAACTGCCAGACTTTACGGATTATAATATGAAGGGCAGGACCTATCGCTATATGCAAAAGGAGGCTCTCTATCCCTTTGGATATGGTCTATCTTATACGGATTTTAAGTTTACAGATATCTCTGTATCATCTAAGGAATTGACTAGTTCAGGCATTCAATTAAAGGGAATGGTGACTAACATAGGAGATTATCCAGGGAGTGAAGCGGTTCAGGTCTATATCAAGGCGTTACGAGAGCATACACCCAATGGTCAGTTAAAAGCATTAAAGAAAGTATATTTGCAGCCAGGAGAGAGTCAACTGGTGGTATTTCAATTAAAGCTAGAAGATTTTGCACTTTACAATGAAGAAGCTCAGTTAATTATTGAAGAAGGAACCTACGAAATTTCATTTGGTGGGTCGCAGCCAGAGAAGCGCAGCGAAGCGTTAACAGGTAAAAAAGTATGGACAACAAAGATTATAGCCAGAGAGGGATACTATGAATTTTGA